Proteins from one Triticum aestivum cultivar Chinese Spring chromosome 7A, IWGSC CS RefSeq v2.1, whole genome shotgun sequence genomic window:
- the LOC123147182 gene encoding MADS-box transcription factor ANR1-like — protein MGRGKIVIRRIENMSSRQATFSKRCRGLLKKARELAILCDVQVSVIVFSSTGRLYEYASPIAATTMGMAMPSIIQNYQSAQEHHQLLNPISQVMEANGGEIIKLRSKTYV, from the exons ATGGGGAGGGGCAAGATTGTGATTAGGAGGATTGAGAACATGAGCAGCAGGCAGGCCACCTTCTCCAAGCGGTGTCGTGGCCTGCTGAAGAAAGCACGTGAGCTGGCCATCCTCTGTGATGTCCAGGTCAGtgtcatcgtcttctcctccaccGGTCGCCTCTACGAATATGCTAGCCCCATCGCCGCCACCACCATGGGCATGGCCATGCCTTCCATCATTCAAAACTACCAATCTGCACAAGAGCACCATCAGCTGTTGAATCCAATTTCACAAGTCATG GAAGCTAACGGGGGAGAGATTATCAAACTTAGGAGTAAGACTTATGTTTAG